A window from uncultured Fibrobacter sp. encodes these proteins:
- a CDS encoding AAA family ATPase encodes MEYNEENKKIVEGKGDKIKQLLEAKGFQIVNDWFEKKDDEITSKKDKKLSGEKIFFCRKNSNAWPQKGDAKGRTGYCLTLRSTDYFWFELRCGNSQRGYEEVPVELFPDVMTQLNNVCKAKGWKIDEALTNSSKKGKGQSHEGMHVIISSKDLLSESFDDFVEELDQWDKSNIALFNKYKELVKTKTAEEIIMEEKLSEIKDFLLNNHNIILHGAPGTGKTYLAKDIATKMLSCSKDEIGFVQFHQSYDYTDFVEGLRPVNQGQEKIGFELKEGVFKAFCRKALKNLLDSRKSGADLGKEIFWREKCKEFFSRIEDGETEIEDESVEAKLPNSFETKQTKNKFSIEFANDDSIIVNIPNNPKKNVVEFELDELVGVLVQGKPQKVKDVRDALGRNRHRQKDSYIFVIAQKIYDEAGKIEFDDTKKTERKNFVFIIDEINRGEMSKILGELFYSIDPGYRVKQDDLGDENKTTTIRTQYANLQKKPNKFDEALGIKDDGENENYGHFFVPENVYIIGTMNDIDRSVDSIDFAMRRRFAFKEITAKQSQESMFGNVEKWKKSTEKDITPELLERLKNRMDDLNKKILDPKYHLGQAYQIGGAYFLKFAKYYDSSKKNESDAFKALWENHIEGVVREYLRGLDKDDKFLIELKNAYYGDKEPKKPGVNGENPTEGTDKELGESGND; translated from the coding sequence GTGGAATATAATGAGGAAAATAAAAAAATAGTTGAAGGCAAAGGCGATAAGATAAAGCAGTTGCTTGAAGCAAAAGGTTTTCAAATAGTAAACGATTGGTTTGAAAAAAAAGATGATGAAATAACAAGCAAAAAAGATAAAAAACTCAGTGGTGAAAAAATATTTTTTTGTAGAAAGAATTCTAATGCGTGGCCTCAAAAAGGTGATGCTAAAGGTAGAACTGGGTATTGCTTGACTTTAAGAAGTACTGATTATTTTTGGTTTGAATTAAGATGTGGAAATAGTCAACGAGGCTATGAGGAAGTGCCTGTTGAATTATTTCCTGATGTGATGACGCAACTTAATAATGTATGTAAAGCGAAAGGCTGGAAAATTGATGAAGCTTTAACAAATTCCTCTAAAAAAGGAAAAGGGCAGTCGCATGAGGGAATGCATGTGATTATTTCTTCAAAGGACTTGTTAAGTGAGTCGTTTGATGATTTTGTTGAAGAATTGGATCAATGGGACAAAAGTAATATAGCGTTGTTTAATAAATACAAGGAATTGGTAAAGACCAAAACTGCTGAGGAAATTATCATGGAAGAAAAATTAAGTGAAATCAAAGACTTCCTTCTCAATAATCATAACATTATTCTTCATGGTGCTCCGGGAACAGGTAAAACGTATCTTGCAAAGGATATTGCTACGAAGATGCTGAGTTGTTCCAAAGATGAAATTGGTTTTGTTCAGTTCCATCAATCCTATGATTACACTGATTTCGTAGAAGGCTTACGTCCTGTGAATCAAGGTCAAGAAAAAATAGGCTTTGAATTGAAGGAAGGTGTTTTTAAGGCTTTTTGTAGAAAAGCCTTGAAAAATTTATTAGATAGCCGAAAGTCAGGGGCTGATTTAGGAAAAGAAATTTTTTGGAGAGAAAAATGCAAAGAGTTTTTCTCTAGAATTGAAGACGGTGAGACTGAAATTGAAGATGAATCTGTTGAAGCAAAATTGCCAAATTCTTTTGAAACAAAACAAACGAAAAATAAGTTTTCTATTGAGTTTGCAAATGATGATTCTATCATTGTAAATATTCCGAATAATCCCAAAAAGAATGTTGTTGAATTTGAACTAGATGAATTGGTTGGTGTTTTAGTACAAGGAAAGCCCCAAAAGGTAAAGGACGTTCGCGATGCGTTGGGTAGAAATCGTCATAGACAAAAGGATTCGTATATTTTTGTAATTGCGCAAAAAATTTATGATGAAGCTGGTAAAATTGAATTTGACGATACTAAGAAAACGGAACGAAAAAACTTCGTCTTTATAATTGATGAGATTAATCGTGGTGAAATGTCCAAAATTTTGGGAGAACTTTTCTATTCTATTGATCCTGGTTATCGTGTAAAACAAGATGATCTTGGAGATGAAAATAAAACTACAACAATTCGTACGCAGTATGCCAATCTCCAAAAAAAGCCGAATAAGTTTGATGAGGCTTTAGGTATAAAGGATGACGGTGAAAATGAAAACTACGGTCATTTCTTCGTTCCTGAAAATGTCTATATCATTGGCACGATGAACGATATCGACCGCAGTGTTGATAGTATTGATTTTGCTATGCGTCGTAGATTTGCCTTTAAGGAAATTACGGCTAAACAAAGCCAGGAATCGATGTTTGGAAATGTTGAAAAATGGAAGAAAAGTACGGAAAAAGATATCACTCCTGAACTTCTAGAAAGATTGAAAAATCGAATGGATGATCTCAATAAGAAAATTCTCGATCCTAAATATCATCTCGGTCAGGCATATCAAATCGGTGGTGCTTATTTCTTGAAGTTTGCCAAATATTACGATTCGTCCAAGAAAAATGAATCAGATGCTTTTAAAGCTCTTTGGGAAAATCACATTGAGGGCGTCGTTCGCGAATACTTACGAGGATTGGATAAAGATGACAAGTTCCTTATAGAGTTGAAAAATGCTTACTATGGTGATAAGGAACCGAAGAAACCTGGAGTAAATGGTGAAAATCCTACTGAAGGAACTGATAAAGAACTAGGCGAAAGCGGTAATGATTAA
- a CDS encoding DUF2779 domain-containing protein, whose amino-acid sequence MLDNKYHEKKFTKSAFNQAVECAMYAYYYRNSKDYAYHFDGVDGIAEVGDQFGALARVYEGVPDENIIRRDPTLSPVPAQMKTLVDTMRFLRMENADVAEAAFGTNNFLVYVDILHKRGDTLEIIEVKSKGIGADEPLYSFDGRGGKFKSDYLDKILDVTFQKYVVQQFTKFFESYSHLKVRAKLMLVNTDAISDVDSLSSLLQIKFKDGHREVECASDIREKLQGKNSIARVIDVDELCDKIINDEIPEIANEKFNGCFVDFVEKVADMYVNNRKDYSLCKVDVKKFNCPFYATDEERKAGKKDGRAEFFKDMLGVDIAGKPCIVDVKGGSKGLPPSLKGNGWLEQKKLLLTDINEYEYVPAEEATPEAFQKRTKLSDNDLRFLHVHSVKTGEVAPTFLKAAAKAEMAKWTYPLHFIDFETYQGAVPLFKGSRPNEEVAYQFSHHVCYEDGHYEHKEGRGGEFISLEAGKNPNFKFVRELKKQLDNDDGTIFRYAEHENIILNAIRVQLIESDESDKDELVRFIEKITHPTGSCKYPFTAGPRDMLDLKAVAQKYFYHPMMGSSNSIKQVFPAILASDEAYFRDHYGDNMDPYHNLPMLKEFAANVDANKFPADFDDSDIWNDEKQINCGGISKLDYVMLQAGRFNKLHTEAIRQASLKYCEVDTLAMVRIWEYFRKNCQE is encoded by the coding sequence ATGCTCGACAACAAGTATCACGAGAAAAAGTTCACCAAGTCGGCGTTCAACCAGGCGGTAGAATGTGCGATGTATGCGTATTACTACCGCAATTCCAAAGACTACGCCTACCACTTTGATGGAGTCGATGGCATTGCCGAAGTGGGCGACCAGTTTGGTGCACTTGCCCGCGTTTACGAGGGCGTTCCCGACGAGAACATCATCCGCAGGGATCCGACGCTTTCGCCGGTTCCTGCCCAGATGAAAACCCTTGTAGACACGATGCGCTTTCTCCGTATGGAAAATGCCGATGTGGCTGAAGCCGCCTTTGGCACGAACAACTTCTTGGTCTATGTCGATATCTTGCACAAGCGGGGTGATACCCTTGAAATTATTGAAGTCAAGTCGAAGGGGATTGGTGCCGATGAACCGCTGTATTCTTTTGACGGTCGCGGCGGCAAGTTCAAATCGGATTACCTAGATAAGATTTTGGATGTTACATTCCAGAAATACGTGGTGCAGCAGTTTACCAAGTTCTTTGAAAGTTATTCGCACCTCAAGGTTCGTGCCAAGCTGATGCTTGTAAACACCGATGCCATAAGCGATGTTGATTCTTTGAGCTCGCTGTTACAGATTAAGTTCAAGGATGGTCATCGCGAAGTAGAATGTGCTTCGGACATTCGTGAAAAATTGCAGGGCAAAAATAGCATCGCCCGCGTTATCGATGTGGATGAACTCTGCGACAAGATTATCAATGATGAAATTCCTGAAATTGCTAATGAAAAATTTAATGGTTGTTTTGTGGATTTTGTCGAAAAAGTTGCGGACATGTATGTCAACAACCGCAAGGACTATAGCCTCTGTAAAGTTGATGTGAAAAAATTTAATTGTCCGTTCTACGCCACAGACGAGGAACGCAAAGCTGGCAAGAAAGATGGTCGTGCAGAGTTCTTCAAGGATATGCTTGGAGTTGATATTGCTGGGAAACCTTGCATTGTAGATGTCAAGGGTGGTTCAAAGGGACTGCCGCCAAGTCTCAAGGGCAATGGCTGGCTTGAACAGAAAAAGCTTCTCCTGACCGATATCAACGAATACGAATATGTTCCTGCTGAAGAAGCGACTCCTGAAGCGTTCCAAAAACGCACGAAACTTTCGGATAATGACCTGCGTTTCTTGCATGTTCACAGCGTAAAGACCGGTGAAGTGGCACCGACATTCTTGAAGGCTGCCGCGAAAGCTGAAATGGCGAAGTGGACCTATCCGCTGCATTTTATCGATTTTGAAACTTATCAAGGTGCTGTCCCGCTGTTCAAGGGCTCGCGCCCGAACGAAGAAGTTGCCTACCAGTTCTCTCACCATGTCTGTTATGAGGATGGACATTATGAACACAAAGAAGGGCGTGGGGGAGAGTTCATTTCGCTAGAGGCTGGCAAGAATCCGAATTTCAAATTTGTCCGTGAACTGAAAAAACAATTGGACAATGATGACGGAACGATCTTCCGTTATGCAGAACATGAAAATATTATTCTCAACGCTATTAGAGTTCAGTTGATTGAATCAGACGAATCCGACAAGGACGAGTTGGTTCGCTTTATTGAAAAAATTACGCATCCGACGGGAAGTTGTAAGTATCCGTTTACTGCAGGACCCCGTGATATGTTGGATTTGAAGGCTGTCGCTCAAAAATACTTCTACCATCCGATGATGGGGAGTTCTAATTCCATCAAGCAGGTGTTTCCTGCCATTTTGGCTAGCGATGAGGCTTATTTCCGCGATCATTACGGCGACAATATGGATCCCTACCATAATTTGCCGATGTTAAAAGAGTTTGCCGCGAATGTTGATGCAAACAAGTTCCCTGCCGATTTCGACGATTCCGACATCTGGAACGATGAAAAGCAAATCAACTGCGGTGGCATCAGCAAGCTCGATTACGTGATGCTGCAAGCCGGTCGCTTCAACAAGCTGCATACCGAAGCAATCCGCCAGGCATCCCTCAAATACTGCGAAGTCGACACCCTCGCAATGGTCCGCATCTGGGAATACTTCAGGAAAAACTGTCAGGAGTAA
- a CDS encoding BspA family leucine-rich repeat surface protein, with protein sequence MKEQTKETKQVKKTTATKKTTTAKKTVETKKTTAAKKTAEQKTVVAKDKNDLTKLIKAAIKKNGKNCDLNFIDVSKVTDMSDLFANSEFNGDISKWDVSNVVNMKAMFAWSAFNGDVCQWNVSKVKDMMGMFLSTPFNGDISEWDVSNVSNMQQMFEESSFNGDISKWNVSNVSIMSCLFQYSSFNGDISKWNVSNVTDMSSMFCNSQFDGDVSKWDVSNVTDMSNMFSETQFNGDLSKWDVSKVADMTGMFDGSEFNGDVSKWNVSNVTDMRYMFANSKFQGNIDKWNVSLECNVSELFYGSDNEEYVPKWKIFDVSAKNVVAQSRNHLDALIRAAITKNGDKCDLNFIDVSKITDMESLFCYKDFNGDISKWDVSNVTDMSHMFRESQFNGDISKWNVSNVTNMEHMFKNSIFNGDISGWDVSNVETMSEMFASSKFQGNLDKWNVSKNVDMSDMFADSPLKKKTPKWYKE encoded by the coding sequence ATGAAAGAACAAACAAAAGAAACTAAACAAGTGAAAAAGACTACTGCCACTAAAAAGACAACTACTGCCAAGAAAACTGTAGAAACTAAGAAAACTACAGCTGCCAAAAAGACCGCTGAACAAAAGACGGTTGTTGCTAAAGACAAAAATGATTTAACTAAATTGATAAAAGCCGCTATTAAAAAGAATGGCAAAAATTGCGATTTGAATTTCATTGACGTATCTAAAGTTACGGATATGAGCGATTTGTTTGCGAATAGCGAATTTAATGGTGATATCAGCAAATGGGATGTGTCAAATGTTGTAAATATGAAAGCCATGTTTGCATGGTCTGCTTTTAACGGTGATGTTTGCCAATGGAATGTTTCCAAGGTAAAGGATATGATGGGAATGTTCTTGAGTACGCCTTTCAATGGAGACATCAGCGAATGGGATGTTTCAAATGTCTCTAATATGCAACAGATGTTTGAAGAATCTTCGTTTAATGGTGATATTAGTAAATGGAATGTGTCGAATGTCTCTATAATGAGTTGCCTGTTTCAATATTCGAGTTTTAATGGCGATATCAGCAAATGGAATGTTTCAAATGTGACTGATATGTCTAGCATGTTCTGTAACTCTCAATTTGATGGCGATGTTAGTAAATGGGATGTTTCAAATGTGACTGATATGTCCAACATGTTCAGTGAAACGCAATTTAATGGCGACCTCAGTAAATGGGATGTATCAAAAGTTGCTGATATGACCGGCATGTTCGATGGCTCAGAATTTAATGGAGATGTTAGCAAATGGAATGTGTCGAATGTTACGGATATGCGCTATATGTTTGCAAATTCCAAATTTCAGGGGAACATTGATAAATGGAATGTTTCTTTAGAATGTAATGTATCGGAATTGTTTTATGGATCTGATAATGAAGAATATGTTCCAAAATGGAAAATCTTTGACGTCTCTGCAAAAAATGTCGTTGCTCAAAGCAGAAATCATTTGGACGCTTTGATTCGTGCGGCTATTACGAAAAATGGTGATAAGTGTGACTTGAATTTTATCGATGTGTCTAAAATTACCGATATGGAAAGCTTGTTCTGTTATAAGGATTTTAATGGCGATATCAGTAAATGGGATGTGTCAAACGTTACAGATATGAGTCATATGTTTCGAGAATCGCAATTCAATGGTGATATCAGTAAATGGAATGTGTCGAATGTTACAAACATGGAGCATATGTTTAAAAATTCCATTTTTAATGGTGATATCAGCGGATGGGATGTGTCAAACGTTGAGACAATGAGTGAAATGTTCGCATCTTCTAAATTTCAAGGAAATCTTGATAAATGGAACGTGTCGAAAAATGTTGATATGTCCGATATGTTTGCGGATTCTCCCCTGAAAAAGAAGACTCCCAAGTGGTACAAGGAATAA
- a CDS encoding BspA family leucine-rich repeat surface protein, whose amino-acid sequence MTEQTKAKTTTAKKATVAKKAVASPKATATKKTTASPKKAAAPKTAGQKTVVAKDKNDLIKLIETAIKKNGTNCDLNFIDVSNVTDMSNLFMQSQFNGDISQWDVSKVQDMTFMFSQSQFNGDISQWNVSKVKNMQDMFSESQFNGDISKWNVSNVTDMSGMFYGSQFNGDISQWNVSKVKKMLMMFQESKFTGDISKWNVSKVTNMSLMFDGSQFNGNISDWNVSNVTNMFSMFSNSRFNGDISKWDISKVKIIGMMFDDSPLKKKPPKWYKESSLEK is encoded by the coding sequence ATGACTGAACAAACAAAAGCAAAGACAACTACAGCTAAAAAGGCTACGGTTGCTAAGAAGGCTGTGGCGTCTCCAAAGGCAACAGCAACCAAGAAGACTACAGCATCTCCAAAGAAAGCAGCTGCACCAAAGACCGCGGGTCAAAAAACAGTTGTCGCTAAAGACAAGAATGATTTGATTAAATTGATAGAAACCGCCATTAAAAAGAATGGTACAAATTGTGATTTGAATTTCATTGACGTATCAAATGTTACGGATATGAGCAATTTATTTATGCAATCGCAATTCAATGGCGATATTAGTCAGTGGGATGTGTCTAAAGTTCAGGACATGACATTTATGTTCAGTCAGTCTCAGTTTAATGGCGATATTAGCCAGTGGAACGTATCTAAGGTAAAGAATATGCAAGATATGTTCAGTGAATCTCAATTTAATGGTGATATCAGCAAGTGGAATGTTTCAAATGTTACAGATATGTCTGGAATGTTCTACGGTTCTCAATTTAATGGTGATATCAGTCAATGGAATGTATCTAAAGTAAAGAAAATGCTCATGATGTTCCAAGAATCGAAATTCACTGGCGATATCAGTAAGTGGAACGTGTCTAAAGTTACAAATATGTCCTTGATGTTTGATGGTTCTCAATTTAATGGCAATATCAGCGATTGGAATGTATCAAATGTTACCAATATGTTCAGCATGTTCTCTAATTCTCGTTTTAATGGCGATATTAGCAAATGGGATATATCTAAAGTGAAAATTATAGGGATGATGTTTGATGATTCTCCATTGAAAAAGAAACCTCCTAAGTGGTACAAGGAAAGCTCTTTGGAAAAATAA
- a CDS encoding PD-(D/E)XK nuclease family transposase produces MTREEFAVFQHKLKNADDNGLDLDAIVKEYEHRNVYFYNDGCIKKILASEKNLMLTTDLLNAALNLVGSDRIENPKLVNPYIPGELGYRSVEPDLLLTNDRGENIPRDRISIDVQHENNDSLFNDRLVLYVARLTSSMEKVGKFTRLENLHVVSFQFFDAFKESPNYRHKVQLRNQEQRVYFERQTVTLIEVNKFLKQKEKFEGDNSRIAQWLRAIDTLNREADFSEFAADSVFKVLQNEVKLCNFSARYMISTMMRDVEKASWEYSGGLKKAREIAKKMRDKGVDISIIKETTNLSEKEIREL; encoded by the coding sequence ATGACTAGAGAAGAATTTGCCGTTTTTCAGCATAAACTGAAAAATGCGGATGATAACGGACTTGACCTTGACGCAATCGTCAAGGAATACGAACATCGGAATGTCTATTTCTACAATGATGGGTGCATCAAGAAAATTCTCGCAAGCGAGAAGAACTTGATGCTCACGACGGACTTGCTGAACGCAGCGCTGAACCTTGTCGGTTCAGACCGCATTGAGAACCCGAAGCTCGTGAACCCCTATATTCCTGGAGAATTGGGATACCGCAGTGTTGAACCCGATTTGCTGCTGACGAACGACCGTGGCGAAAATATTCCGCGTGACCGCATCTCCATTGACGTTCAGCATGAAAACAACGATTCTCTGTTCAACGACCGTTTGGTTCTTTATGTGGCTCGCCTTACGAGCAGCATGGAAAAGGTTGGAAAGTTTACGCGGCTGGAAAATCTGCATGTGGTCAGTTTCCAGTTTTTCGATGCGTTCAAGGAGTCCCCGAACTATCGCCATAAGGTACAGCTCCGCAATCAGGAGCAGCGTGTATATTTCGAACGGCAGACGGTGACGCTTATCGAAGTGAACAAGTTCCTCAAGCAGAAGGAAAAGTTCGAAGGCGACAATAGCCGCATTGCACAGTGGCTCCGTGCCATCGATACGCTCAACCGTGAAGCCGATTTCAGCGAGTTTGCTGCGGATTCCGTGTTCAAGGTCTTGCAAAACGAGGTAAAATTGTGTAATTTTAGTGCTAGGTATATGATTAGCACGATGATGAGAGATGTTGAGAAGGCTAGCTGGGAATACAGTGGTGGCCTTAAAAAAGCTCGCGAAATTGCGAAGAAAATGCGCGATAAGGGAGTCGATATTTCCATTATAAAGGAAACGACTAATCTTTCCGAAAAAGAAATTCGCGAGCTCTAA
- a CDS encoding ABC transporter permease subunit (The N-terminal region of this protein, as described by TIGR01726, is a three transmembrane segment that identifies a subfamily of ABC transporter permease subunits, which specificities that include histidine, arginine, glutamine, glutamate, L-cystine (sic), the opines (in Agrobacterium) octopine and nopaline, etc.): MKTTLKFWIVLLFVMHFASGVLAATEDSSLKDVPLQFRDKHLKYNSIADMNKNKNLRLGMQTGFVFVDKETRRLLPKAKIDYYKSTPDMAYLVANGKLDGFVNDEPIIRYAALQNPNLGYIHAGFEPMDIVAVFPKNEKGRKLRDEMNVFIEKYRAAGLLDSIDQLWLGNDETRKVVNFPKAKEGMPTLKMATNATTAPFEYIKDGKIVGYEMDLMARFATEMGYGLEVHNVEFESVILGIETGIYDFAAATLSATPAFKEKNYLSNAFYVSECVMAVQILDGKKTQQVAKSPEEIIEGLNRDGVKIGLGTGCAFNKVLDTFFPKAKSLFFNTYADMAKSIEAGKLDAMLVDEPTARLVVASYKGIEIVNKLLEEADYAFAFPKNEKGEKLRAQMTEFIQKSNKQGLKTDLEAVWFGSDESVKKIDLSKLKATNGTLHLATNTEVAPFVYIKDNAIVGYDIDWVVRFCEAYGYGLEIVNMNFESILPSLVSGASDLAVGEITITEERKQSIDFSVPVYDGGVVAIVKRAAEGETVASDEETLWVSLKSSFERTFIREDRWKLVVDGIGVTVFISIMSAIFGTVLGFLICLMRLSKNKIADAIAITYIRILQGTPSVVLLMILFYVVFARTGLDGVWVAIIGFGMNFGAYVSEMMRTGIEAVDRGQMEAALSLGYTKVRAFFRIVFPQAARHFLPVYQGEFISMVEMTSVVGYIAILDLTKASDIIRSRTYEAFFPLVTTAIIYFLIAWLLTRVLTAIQKRIDPRNRKKVSF; encoded by the coding sequence ATGAAAACGACTTTGAAATTTTGGATAGTTCTGCTTTTCGTAATGCATTTCGCAAGCGGTGTCCTGGCTGCCACAGAAGACTCTTCTTTGAAGGATGTTCCGCTGCAATTCAGGGACAAACATCTCAAGTACAATTCCATTGCCGATATGAACAAGAATAAGAACTTGCGACTCGGTATGCAGACGGGTTTTGTGTTTGTGGATAAAGAGACTCGCCGGCTTCTCCCCAAGGCAAAAATCGACTATTACAAGTCTACGCCCGACATGGCTTACCTAGTGGCGAACGGTAAGCTGGATGGCTTTGTCAACGACGAACCGATTATTCGTTATGCTGCTCTTCAAAATCCGAATCTCGGCTATATCCACGCCGGCTTTGAACCGATGGACATCGTGGCTGTGTTCCCGAAGAATGAAAAGGGGCGCAAGCTCCGCGACGAGATGAACGTCTTTATCGAAAAGTATCGTGCAGCGGGTCTTTTGGACTCGATCGACCAACTTTGGCTGGGTAACGATGAAACCCGAAAAGTGGTGAATTTCCCGAAGGCAAAAGAGGGAATGCCCACACTCAAGATGGCGACAAATGCCACGACTGCGCCCTTTGAATACATCAAGGATGGAAAAATCGTTGGTTACGAGATGGATCTGATGGCCCGCTTTGCCACGGAAATGGGGTATGGCCTTGAAGTCCATAATGTGGAATTTGAATCGGTGATTCTCGGCATTGAAACTGGAATATACGATTTTGCGGCGGCAACGTTAAGCGCAACTCCCGCGTTTAAAGAAAAAAACTACCTCTCTAATGCCTTCTATGTTTCAGAATGCGTGATGGCGGTTCAGATTCTCGATGGTAAAAAAACGCAACAGGTCGCGAAAAGTCCAGAAGAAATTATAGAGGGATTGAATCGTGATGGCGTAAAGATTGGTCTTGGGACAGGATGTGCCTTCAATAAGGTGCTGGATACCTTCTTCCCGAAAGCAAAAAGCCTGTTTTTCAATACCTATGCCGATATGGCCAAATCGATTGAAGCCGGAAAGCTGGACGCCATGCTTGTTGATGAGCCTACTGCAAGGCTCGTGGTTGCAAGTTATAAAGGAATTGAAATTGTAAATAAGCTTTTGGAAGAGGCCGACTACGCTTTTGCGTTCCCCAAGAATGAAAAAGGCGAAAAGTTGCGCGCACAGATGACGGAATTTATCCAGAAGTCCAACAAACAGGGATTGAAGACGGATTTGGAGGCTGTCTGGTTTGGCTCCGATGAATCTGTCAAGAAAATTGATCTGTCGAAATTGAAAGCGACAAATGGAACACTTCACTTGGCCACGAATACGGAGGTTGCCCCGTTTGTTTATATCAAGGACAATGCCATTGTCGGTTACGATATTGACTGGGTAGTCCGTTTTTGCGAGGCCTATGGTTATGGACTCGAAATTGTGAATATGAATTTTGAATCCATTTTGCCTTCGCTTGTGTCGGGTGCAAGTGATTTGGCTGTGGGCGAGATCACCATTACCGAGGAAAGAAAGCAAAGCATTGATTTCTCGGTCCCTGTTTATGATGGCGGAGTCGTTGCCATTGTGAAACGGGCTGCAGAAGGGGAGACTGTTGCCTCCGACGAAGAAACCTTGTGGGTTTCGTTGAAGTCCAGCTTCGAGAGAACCTTCATTCGTGAAGATCGCTGGAAACTCGTTGTAGACGGTATTGGCGTTACGGTGTTTATCTCGATTATGTCTGCAATTTTTGGAACTGTTCTTGGATTCCTGATTTGCCTGATGAGACTTTCGAAGAATAAAATTGCCGATGCCATTGCCATCACCTACATCCGTATATTGCAGGGGACGCCATCGGTTGTTCTGTTGATGATTCTTTTCTACGTTGTTTTCGCCCGCACGGGGCTCGATGGGGTATGGGTCGCCATTATCGGATTTGGCATGAACTTCGGGGCGTATGTGTCTGAAATGATGCGCACAGGAATCGAGGCTGTGGATAGGGGACAGATGGAAGCCGCCCTTTCGCTCGGTTATACCAAAGTGAGGGCGTTTTTCAGGATTGTATTCCCGCAGGCGGCAAGGCATTTCCTGCCCGTTTACCAGGGTGAATTCATCAGCATGGTCGAGATGACCTCGGTGGTGGGCTATATCGCCATCCTTGACCTGACCAAGGCCTCCGATATTATCCGTAGCCGCACCTACGAGGCGTTTTTCCCGCTGGTGACGACCGCAATCATCTATTTCTTGATTGCCTGGCTTTTGACCCGTGTGCTTACCGCAATCCAGAAGCGAATCGACCCTAGGAACAGGAAGAAGGTCTCGTTTTAA